The Elgaria multicarinata webbii isolate HBS135686 ecotype San Diego chromosome 13, rElgMul1.1.pri, whole genome shotgun sequence region CCAAAGCGTGACCTTGAGAAATCAGCAGCTGAATGTTTTCACAGTGAAACCACTGTGGTCACCTGCTAACATCTGCACATCAAGGTGCTGTTACAAACACAGttatggggggggaggagaatgtagggtgaccctatgaaaaggaggacagggctcctgtatctttaacagttgtattgaaaagggaatttcagcagctgtcatttgtatatatggagaacctggtgaactttcctcttcatcataacagttaaagctgcaggtgccctgccctcttttatatctggtcacagtatagctgcagtatagctcctgcagctttaactgttgtgatgaagagggaatttcaccaggtgcgacatgcatacaaatgacacctgctgaaattcccttttctatgcaactgttaaagatacaggagccctgtcctctttttcatatggtcaccctaggagaatgGGGACACTGGTGACCCAGTGACGGATTCCTAGGGTGCCCAGAAACAAAGGCAGACCTGTTCAGTGTTGATTGCGTATCTGGGTGTAAGTGGGAAATTTGCATGGGTGCAGCTTTCCACACAGGGACAAGAGAAGCTGACCATGCAGAAATTCCCTGCAAGATTATACTACAGTCATGCTACCACTGCCTGAATTTTGGAAAGGAAGCGTCTGCTAAGGCGAGCACATGCCACCTCTAGCCTACTGAGGTGAGTGCAGTGCGCCACCCATGTGCGGCGAACCGGAAGGAGCTTGTTAACTTGTTAACTCCCTGCTTGGGACTGCAAAAATGCCGGGAGCAGCAGGCGGGGAGGCGGTAATCAAACATCTGGCAAGACAGAATACATGGCTGGCGAAGTTCGGCTTTTAAGATGGTGGGGGccttagagccagtgtggcagaGCAGAATGTCAGACTGGGAATAGGACGACCCGCATTTAAATCCCCACTACTATCTCTGGGTGACTTTAGTCTGCTCACACACTCTCAGGCTAACCTAACTCaaagggttgtggtgaggataaaatgggaggggggacacCCATGcacaccaccttgagctccttggaagaaaggcaagatatgTGGGTATATAGGTCTGAGTCGTGATGAAGCTTCAGATGCTGCTTGGCTAAGCTGGACTGGTGGTGCAGAATGTGCAGGTGCTTGGGGAACTCTTCACTTTGCAGTCCAATTTCTGTGAGGGAATGGGGAGATGTCAGCTTGACTGGGATCAAAGCCAGATGGAGCCCAAATGAGGCAGGGGCATTttttgtgatttcccccctccttccacaAATAACCACTTCCTCCCCAACTCCCTGTGAACCCTAGCTCCACTATACTAATAGTTGAGAGTGAGCGAGCCCTCTGGAAAGCTGGTCCGTGTACAGGGTGAAGCAAAGGAAGTGGGATGAAGAAAAGCAAGGTGATGAGGAAACCATTGGTGATGAGAAGCCAAGGTGGAAGCGAGGCTGGAACACAAAGTAGGACTGAGCCCAGGCATACAGGGAGGAATAATTTTCCCACACTGCATTCCATTTTCATCCCAGGAGTTCACTTTTCTCCCGCATTCCAGTCTGCCTGGATTCTGGCTTTAATGAGGAGAATTAACCTAGCTGGTGATTGCATTACCAGCACATACAGGCAAAATAGCACAAAAGAAGTAAATCTAGATGTAATCAAGATTTGTGTGCAGTGTTTTACGGTCCTCCTGCACATGGATAAAAGGGTGTGCAAAAAGAAACTGGATAGAATTGAGTGTTCGATAATGCCAGGATTATTATTAGTATCATTTTATTAACAGTGGGGCATcagtgtgtgcgtgagtgtgtgagtgtgtgtgcgagCGCACACATTGGTACTGTAAATGAAATGGGGGAGATAGGCAAAGAGGCATAAAAAATTAAAGGCGCTTGTGTGGACCCAATGTCCTGTGGGAccagaggaacataggaagctgcctctgactgagacccttggtccatctattccagtattgttgactctgactggcagcagctcaccaaaggctcaggcagggttctttcccaaccctacctggagatgctgggcatcaaacctggaatcttctgcatgcaaagcagcaacTCAACCATGGAGCTACAGCCCAACCCCAAATCAAAACCAAATAACAGAACAATGGAAGTTTTTTTAATGGACTGGTTCCATTTCAAAAACAAGGCCAAGGAATTTGAGACTCCAAAATCTAGACACAAATTaagatggggagaatttcagaagcTTCacccatgtcctgattgtggattcctgctcaacagctggttggccgctgtgtgaacagagtgctggactagatgcatccttggtctgatccagcagggctcttcttatgttcttatgtgcctTCTCAGGCATGCAAGGGAGAGAGCCAAGGTCCATAGGGTAGTGAGCTCTACAGTCTAGATCAGAAAGTGGataacttgtgtccctccagatgttgggcctacaactcccatgaccacacaccattggctacgctggcaaagactgatgagagttgtaggcccaaacatccaGAAGCCACACATTGGCCATTCCTTGGTCTACAGCCAGACAGGTGTATTCAGTCCCCATAGCATCGTGATCCTGAGAGCAAACATAGGAAGCTATCATACACCAAAGTGATtagtccatccagctcagtattgtaAGCACTGACTGGTGGCAGCTTTTCAGGACTTCTTACTGGGCTCTTTCCAAGACCTACGTGGAGTTGCTAGGGACTGAACATGGACCTTTTGCTTGTGCACCATGTGTTATTGCTCTTCCCAAATATCCAAGCAGCAAATGGCATGCACAGATCTTACCagcctgcccaatcactgaggtcgccAGAcggcatgctcctgatggttccacatggagctatggcccaattggaatccaccaggtgaagagcctttagtgtagttgccccttctctgtggaactccctgccccagaggtcaggcaggcgccaacactggGCTGCTtcaggcacctcctgaaaacatttctatttatttatttatttatttatttatttatttattacatttctataccgcccaatagccgaaagctctctgggcagttcacaaaaattactgtttcaagaagccttccccaactgactagccacttttttcccttctggtcctttattttaaattgaaccattttaatttgcttttttaatctttctttttactgattatacctatgttcactgctctggaatcttttttagatattgaacactatagaaatattgtaaatgaatgaataaataaataaaataatttgacaAGCCCTCCTTCAACTGTGGGCTTCTGGTCCTATGCCATACTAGTTCACTTGGCTTCTGTCGCGGTGCTTTGCACATCCCTTACTGAGCACCAAGTGCTGAATGCGAAACAGGGTGTGTCATGCCAATTCCCGCACTCCTCACCTACATCCTCATCAGTTGCTTGCCCTATGAGCTAATTAAGCTAAGGAGCTGCAAGGAAGCCACTGAGGCTGTGAGTCAACTAGGAATAATTGCCAAATTATGAGTTGTCTCTTGTCTTCCAGCCCAGATCAACAAACGTTGGGACACCACCGCTTTCAGCTAGAGCATGTTTGGTGCCCCAAATAAAAGCAGACCTGTCTGGGCAGCAAAGTGGTCAAGATGAATCCAGATTATGCCATTCATAGTTGCATGAGAGTTGCTGACAAATTCCATTTAGAACAGAATTTAGATCAACTAGCAGAAGCTattggctccgatgccagtggaaCCACGAATCAGCTCTGAGTTTCAATCAGtaccctaaaggagctatacagGTTGCTAGACCCTAAAAAggccagcaccttggatagctcctttgaagtcctgactggttctgtctgaaacccagatcagattcgccgccccactgacatcagagccaccagcccccactggaatCAACATGTCGTATTCTGCAataacaaccaaaaaaaaaattaaaaattaaaaaagaacatcTGCCAAAGCTGTAAAAAGAACTGTAACTATACAAACCCTTAAGAGCCTGAAAGTCTTAACCGTGCAATTCTAccccaaacacacatacattagggtgaccatatggaaaggaggacagggctcctgtatttttaatagttgcatagaaaagggaatttcagcaggtgtcctttgtatatatggggaacctggtgaaatttcctcttcatcacaacagttaaagctgcaggtgccctgccctcttttaaatctggtcactctagtatagctcctgcagctttaactgctgtgataaagagggaatttcaccaggttctccatatacacaaaggacacctgctgaaattcccttttctatgcaactgttaaagatacaggagccccgtcctccttttcatatggtcacccaaacatACATAAGCACTACTGTTTGGGAAGACTTTGGGGATTACAGTATCTATGATGCAGTGTAACTGAGGGAATGTAActgggtgggttgggggaggaTTCCATCCAAGTCAAACCTACCCCTGGCATCATGGGATCATAACCATCCATATGATCCCAAAGGCAGACCCATCTTCAGGGTACTGCAGTCACCTACTCTGAACCATATGTTCATTTCATATAGTTTTGCTTTTGCCCTGCATTTCATGGTTTCAATGTTCTGCATGATTTGATGTATTGCATGTTAGCCTGAGCATAAAAGGAAGgtgaaagggcaactaaaatgagcaagggactggagcatctcccctttgagggaaggttacaacagctgggattgtgtagtttgggaatgtttagcttgggattgtttagcttgtcaTTGTTTAGTttgagattgtttagcttcggattgtttagcttgggggaaaaagagacatgatagaggtgtacaaaattatgcatggtttggagaatgtggagagggagacagttttctcctcccataatactagaacccaatggggtcatcccatgaagctgatcggtgcgagattcaggacagataaaaggaaggacttcttcactcagcacatagttaaactctggaattaaCTACCTTTGGATGACTCTAAAAGGCGGTTGGgaaaagtcctggaggagaaggctagcgatggctactagccttgatagCTATgcaatacctccagtatcagagacagaaaTCTATACACCaactgctgaggaacatgggtgggagggtgctattgcacccatgtcctgctagtgagtccctggttgacagctggttggccactgtgtgaacagagtgctggactagatggacccttggtctgacccagcagggctctttttatgttcgtTTGTTCTtaaggtggtatgaaagctggATGGGCAGGCTGAAAGATTCAGCCCCCCTATGAAGCCGAGGGAGTGCCGTGTTAAtgggagaagaagggagggagcaAGACATGTGATCTATCGCCAGCAAGAACAGGTCTCCTCATTGTTCGGGACCAAGAAGCCTGCGTGGCTCAGAAACTTCTCTAACGATGTGACTATTGCCAATCTCTCTCTGGCTTATTTATGCAAGGAGACCTCCTTGGTTGCTCCTGACCTCATTCCCTCCCTCGGTCAGACCTGGATCCTGATGCATTGGCTGAATCCTGCACCTGGCACCAAGGCCCTTGTGGGAAGGTGGCCACTACGTTATAAACCGAGAAAAAAGAGGCactgcatcaccccaaaagaggaggaAGTGGGTCCCAATGTGCATACATAAATGTATAAGCATAGCTACAAATAATATCTATAATTGCAATAGAAATAACAATACTTCTCAACACATTGAGAGAGACTGCAAacacctgttcagtctgctatccaggggCTTAACTGTTGGGGGGCAAATTCCAgaaccctgctgctctccctccttagggttctttcactttaaaccaggcttggactggacagcctatcaaagagaggacatcttcaactagaggactgtcctctgccagctctacaaaatagaggatggtcctctgtaaagtaggacatctaACCACCCTACCTTGTGGTCTTGAATCCTGAAACAGATGGAGAGAGAAATACACAAGCTGCCAGTTACTCATTTATCCACTGCTGAATTCTGGCTTGATGAACTCCAAGGAAGATTTTGACTcactgcttcttttctttcttttttccctttctccccAGGTTCAGGTGAGCAGAATCTCCACGGACATCAGTCAGCATGGACTGGAAGACGTTACAGGGCTTGCTGAGTGGGGTGAACAAATACTCCACCGCTTTTGGGCGCATCTGGCTCTCCGTCGTCTTTGTCTTCCGGGTCCTGGTCTATGTGGTGGCCGCTGAGCGGGTGTGGGGAGATGAACAGAAGGACTTTGACTGCAATCACCGGCAGCCCGGTTGCACCAACGTCTGCTATGACCATTTCTTCCCCATCTCCCACATCCGTCTGTGGGCCCTGCAGCTGATTTTCGTCACCTGCCCTTCACTACTGGTCATTATGCACGTGGCCTACCGTGAGGACAGGGAGAGGAAGAACcgggagaagaatggggaggaCTGTCCCAAACTCTACAGCAACACTGGCAAGAAGCACGGTGGCCTTTGGTGGACGTACCTCCTCACCCTCTTCTTCAAGTTGGCAATTGAGATCATCTTCCTCTACCTTCTCCATAGGATATGGGACAGTTTTGACTTGCCAGTCTTGGTCAAGTGCGATCTGCAACCATGCCCCAATAAAGTGGACTGCTACATTGCTCGGCCTACAGAGAAGAAGATCTTCACCTACTTCATGGTAGGTGCCTCCGCCCTCTGCATCGTCCTCACCGTGTGCGAGATCTTCTACCTCATCTTCAAGCGGGTGGTCCGTTCCATGCAGAAGTGGAACAAGAACAAGAAGTCACTCACTTACAGCAAGGCCTCCACCTGCCATTGTCACACAAGGCTGGATCACCCGCACGATGGGAAACTAAAGAACGCCCCCTTAGAAGCCCTCAGAGCCTCCGCACCTAACCTGACCTTAATTTGAGGTGGGACACTGGGAGGGGCAAACCGCAAACAGTCAACTGCTATTTGGATTATTTCATTGGGACAACAAAAGTGGCGGTTTTTTTGAAACGTGGGGTGGGAAAGGATAACTTGAAAGGGAGGCCTTCCGCTGTGCGGCCAACAGAATGTTCCACAAGGAGGGGCTCTGCCATGTTTGCCGAGGCCTGACGGCCAGGCCGTGGCCCTCGTGGCCTGTTTACGAGTTGTGACTACGCCAAACATGCGCGGCTCAGACGTTCCGGCACAAGATGTTGGTTTGTTCACCTCTAGATGAAGTTGCAACCCTTTAAATGTATGctttccatcttcttcttttttcaactAACTTGGAAGATATGATTAATTTAGGTAGTGAGCTAAGAGAGTTGTATCTGTGTAGTATATGTTGTGGACTTTGGAAGACCTACAGCAGCAGCCGATGGCCTTTTTTTGCTTTGATTCCTTCCTCTGATCTGTTCAATTGCTTAAAGCGTTGCAGAGTCACTAAACAGGGCGGGGGGGCTAGTTAATTAGGGAAATTCAATGAGCATGCCTTATTTGGCCTTGATATCGTACCTCCTCCTGCAGACAAAAATACTCTCAAAAGTCAACACCTTTGTTGCCTGCCTTAGTAAGTATGCTTACGATTGTAACCCCAGTGGAATTGCTAAGACTTTGAACTTGCTGTGCTTCGTTCAAAAATCTCACCTCTTCCACAAAagcctcctctctttctctctctgccttgggCCTGTGTCTGCAACACAGGGATAAATAACACCAATTACCTTACAGGTAGGACTTCAGGGCCAAACAAGGATTACTCAGGTCATGTTACATTAAGTTGCTTGAATGCTCCAACATGTTTTAATAATAGAGAAGCATTATTATATTTGTTCAAGCCTTTTTCCGCCCAAaccatcagatgaacattttgcATTGGGGTTCTGCAGCAAGAGTTGTGAGGGCTACTGACGCCCTCCTGCCACCCTGGAGTACCGGCCCTTCACTCTTGGATGTAAGACAAGGGCTTATCGTGAGCCAGACTGTGGGTTGACCAAGCCAGTGGtgtcatcatagaatcatggagttgaaagggaccacaaagatcatctagtccaaccctctgcaatgtgcaggaaaaccaattaaaccgtCCATGAGAGATGGCTATCCAGTGGCACATTTAAAAGTGCAGGTACTCACCATGATAGTCCCATCATCATGCCCctcaagaagagtccaaaaatggaGGTAGTTGTGCTGATCCATCTCTCTGTGGGAATTATGTATGTCTTTTGCAGGTCTTTTGTGAATCTGATGGGCCTTCATTaatcattcaagaccaagccaccccaaaatactttacatttcTACAGGGATAACTCAAAGCATTATAATGTTGCTGCAGAAATCCATTAATACACACAAACACCATGCTACTGTGAGGTTTGCAGCAAAGCTCAAGTAGAACAGGGGATGGCAGGTGACCTCAGCGTCCCTGGTACTAACAAAAGAAAAAGATCTCAGGGCTTCGACCCTGCAGGCCCTGGATCCACCACACCACTAGATCAAACCCTCTACTCTAATTATCAGCAGCTGTCAGGCTGAGGTTCCTTTCATGAAGGGCAGTGGGGCTTTTTCACTGGAGACGCTAAATCTGAACCTGTTGCATTGGGCATGCAAATGGGCATGCACCCCCATGGAGAAATCACTGAAGGAGGAATTAGTGTGGGGAATCAGCGGCCTGCTCTCTTCCAGGTTGGGTGCTACCGGCTGCTGGGCATTGCCACATCTCACAATTTCCTTGTCAAACAGGaaatgaggcccagtattgggcaaaaggtgggatacaaataaatataataaaaataactgAGCCGGCAAACTCATTGCCACatgaagccacatcacactgagTTAGCTCTCCAAGATCTCAGGGAAGGATATTTCCCCGCTCAATTATCTACGAGCATTGAGCCAGAGATGCCAATGGatgttggtgttgttgttttgcatgcaaagcatggaaGCTAATCCTTAAACTGCAGCTGCTCCCCCAAGAGACCTCCAGGGCTCTTGTCTTGTCCTGGGATGGCCAGTCTAGGACTCAAAACCACAACCTTGACTTTATTAGCACCATGCTCTGACTCAAAGAGCTTTCTGGTCAATGGGTTATGAAGAGAGCAAAGGAATTGTATTTCAAATTTATGCAGTCTTGTAAATGCTCGGATCTCCACTGTGAGATACTTTCTAATTCTACAGAAAGCATCAGATCCAGTATGTCAATCTACTTTTAATTGCCAGAAATCAAAGGTTATCCCAGTAATGACGATTGTCTCCATGGCCATCATGCATAACAGCATCCAAACATTGCTTGATAAATACAGCAAACATTTCAGCAAGCTCTTTTGAATGGACACAATAAAATGATCCcagtttttcattattatttattttgtaaaccgcctagagagcttcggctatgggacggtatataaatgcaattaaataaataaacaaacaaacaaagtgagAAATGTAAGTTACAGTCGAAACCTACAATTCTGAGCTAACAGGTGGCAGAGAAAAGGAGTAGCAATTCTACCCCACAGAATGACTGACAATCCCAAGCACATGGCTTAAATTCCAAAGCCATCTTTCAAAGTAGGCCAGGGGAGGTGTTATTCCCCAGGCTTTCCTGCTCCCTTGCCCTTGAACTAGAAGATGTTTCTAGAAGAGAATTTCTGAGAATTTTCCTTTTTGCCCTCTCTCCAAACAGGAAGAGACATTTTGCAGAAAATCCTTTGAAtattctcctctctcccttcccccacaatGCTCAAGAAGGATGTTAGGTCTGGGGGCATTAGGGGATGCAAAATAGCCACCAGGCTACCAACCCAGTTTCTGCTGCTTCTCTTTTAAGcatcagcagggagggggggacagaaacaaaaacaaaactttaggaaaagggagagagaagtggTGAGCTCAAAAACCTGTcaagagaatttctccttcccctgcataAATGATGGGTGGAGAGTTTCGAAGGGCcgtttatgcacagctctaagGCGACAACCTGACTCGTAGAAATCAAATGGCTGAATGTTTTCATACCACGAAAGCTCCATGATGCTGGAAGCCTTCACCCATAGCGTTTTAAGCTGCTCTTAAAAGTATAGAAACGGAGCTTGGAAGAAGACTTAGCAACTTTAATCTTCAGGGGTCTTGCAAACGATTCTACCCCAAACCCAAAGGACAGAAAAAACATCCAAATATATTCCATTAATAAGTAGTAAGGAAACCAAGATCCTCTTTCAGGGGTTTGGGCTGAAAAACCAACAGGGTAGCGTGCCTGTCACCCTTTTGTCCAGGCTGTTCTATCTCATTTCTCAGATAGCAGCCGAACACAAAGGGAGCATTGGATAATGAGCCTGGGTCCTTCACAGGAATGGACTTCACTCCGATGGACAGTTGGGGCATTTCTGCATGGAGGCAAAAATAACAGGCATGAATGGGGAAGGTTCTGCAAACATGGACTGCAAAAGGGATCTGGGACAGAAATGCATGTGGGAGAAGCAAGCAAGAGCAGCCACAGGGAGATTCCAACTTCAGAAGAAACAGTTTCCAAAACAGATGCTTGGCCAAATTAGGTTTGGAGCACAACAGTAGGGAACCACGAGGTAGTGAAAAGGATTCCAGCCCACACAAAAGGCTCCGGGGAAAGGTGTGCAGAAGGCAGAAGAGGGCAGACAGAGTTAAAATGTTCAAATAGGCAGGGAGAGACTTCCTACGTGCTGGCATAtagaacatagaatagtagagttggaaggggcctataaggccatcaagtccaaccctctgctcaatgcaggaatccaccttaaagcatccctgacagatggttgtccagctacctcttgaaggcctctaatccACATCAACCTGCATGTCAAGGAATCCATGAGCGCCTGCAATGCACTCCTGGACATTACAGAGGATCTAGGGGGTGTTCTAGTGGGGGATCAGTtcacatgggggggggtgtctggacAGTCCTGTTGGATCCCGCTATCAAACACGCCAATGCAAGAGAATATCACAGCGATGGATCAAGCTGTCCTTCATGCAAACATAGCTGTCATTACCAACCTTCTCATGGAGGAGGTCCTGCTGAAAATGTCCTGAGAGTTCCCCAGAAAACTACTGGCGTGGCGATGAGAGCACAGGGTGACTTGGTTTCAAatccctgcttggccatgaagctcttcTTCTCATCCTAATAGATCTCATGAGGTCATTCACTGGGCGAAAATGGGAGGCATCCCTCATATGGCCAAAGGAGGTTAGGAAACAAGTGTGAcaggtaaaacaacaaacaaaaggaaagggaacgAGAGGGAAATGAAAAACAACGGAAGTGctgaagcagccttcctcagccttttgtcctccaggtgtgttggactgcaactctcagaatcccccagccagactCATCAAACCTTGAGGGGGGAATGTCTAGTGCAGGAGACAGGTTTAGGCCCCCATCTCTTGCTTCCTACTTCCTCATGTAATTGCTGCTTTCGCCGCACACCTGAGCCTCGGACCCTCCCTCTCCCATGGCTGGGAATAGGTGCCCATTCACTAATCCAGGTGCCATCGACCAACTCAACCAGTATTTCGCAAGATCACTGGCTTCTTTGCGCTCGGAACAAGGCACGCCAATTTCTGAGATGCTGAACAAATATTGTGTTTGCACAGCGAACCATGTAATGCAAAAGGTCAAATAAATGTTACTTTGTTTATATAAATGTTTGCCGGCTTCTTTACTTAAGATGACGGGGTGTTTCCAAAAAGGGAGAGAGCGCAGAAGAGGAGGAATGGGGTAATTCAAGAAGAAAGGAAGAGACGGGAGGCAGTTGGAGTTAGGGGTTcaaacataggcgtgcgcagcacatttcattaggtggttcggccagggattttttttttaaggtaaacattgattgaacatacagtaataaaggactttttttcattcatcaaacaaatgaaataaaagaaaactgaagtaaactgtatttttttaaaattaacaagtcaTCTGTACTttaataatacacattttaaaacggagactctgaatactacttTTTTACTATAAAATTTCTACACCACCCCCTGCACTGTAAACCACAAAAAGGCAcctatcctaaacacacttactggggaTCTGGTGTATTGGTATGCTATGGCcctattttccctttctgcattGGAAATTGTGGGGAGgcggttggggggtgggggtgatctaGCTAGGTCTGActgctggtgctggagtataggttggaaaactgccaagagtaagtttaggcatcaggggtttgAAGGGGGATACAGTTATGAGGGCCCCCacttcacacaccccaaaccttAGTTACCTAACTGGTGGGGCAGAAAGTGAAGTCACTGGAGGCAAGAGCTGAGGgagtcacccctcctcccagaaatttctccagaataacacagagaaagcagtttgtggcagagcctacttattgaaagcaatgggagaggaagcaacccatttcacacataggcaaactgaggcagtattcatttatttatttatttattacatttctatactgcccaatagccgaagctctctgggctgttcacaaaatttaaaatcatagtaaaacaatcaacaggttaaaagcacaaatacacaatacaatataaaaagcacaaccagaataaaaaccatgcagcaaaattgatataaaattaaaatacagagttaaaacagtaaaatttaaatttaagttaaaattaagtgttaaaatactggtagaataaaaaggtcttcagctggcgacgaaaggaataggCAAGTGTACTTGCAGTAGGCAAGTAAAGTAAATGCAAGTGAGACAGTTTGGATTGCATACAAtcacagatgtgtgtgttttaactgtggcccagcaaacaggaggaatttagcaaGGTCTATGTGTTAATTTGCactacaaaaaggaaagaaagtgttttttaaaaaaccacatgttcacaatatgactgagatgctttacaaagcaaaacaaaatggattttaaGCCCAAATTTAAGAAGAGTTCAACCCAGCAACTTGCAACAATtaaagcagagggtggggggatggaaaacacccatttctcttag contains the following coding sequences:
- the LOC134408042 gene encoding gap junction beta-3 protein-like — its product is MDWKTLQGLLSGVNKYSTAFGRIWLSVVFVFRVLVYVVAAERVWGDEQKDFDCNHRQPGCTNVCYDHFFPISHIRLWALQLIFVTCPSLLVIMHVAYREDRERKNREKNGEDCPKLYSNTGKKHGGLWWTYLLTLFFKLAIEIIFLYLLHRIWDSFDLPVLVKCDLQPCPNKVDCYIARPTEKKIFTYFMVGASALCIVLTVCEIFYLIFKRVVRSMQKWNKNKKSLTYSKASTCHCHTRLDHPHDGKLKNAPLEALRASAPNLTLI